AGCGCTTTTCCGATATCCGCGACTTCGCGCCAATCACTTTTCCCTGACCGATTCCCGTCATACTCAAGGTCATACGAAATCTGGCCATTCACGAGCTGAACAAAATCGACAGCGAGTCCATAATTATGCATCGATTCACCACCACGTGCATTCGTGACGACTTCACCTGCCTTAGAACGTCCTTGTTCATAAAGCGCATTCTGTTGCTGAATCGAGCGGTATCCTTGCGTAATCTTGATATCGATATTGTAGCAAGAATGCGCCACACGGATCAGATCCTTTGCCCCCGCTTCGACAGCTGGGTGGAGACGCTTCAGGTTTGGCTCACTTGCATTGATTAAGCGATCTTCTCCTGCTACGTCTCGTGGACAACTATCAATCCCGAGCTCCGGTTGATCCATTAAAATCGTCGGCATCCGATTCATGGATGCCGCAAGAAACAATCCAATCGCAAACATCGTCAATAAAAATACGATCCAACCGAAGATTGTTCCCCGTTTCATCAGCGGCGAAGCTTCTTCCGAAGTTTTTGTAGAATCGGTAACCCAGTCTCAAGCAACAGATAGAGCGGACGATTGAGTACATAATCGAACTCACCGATTTTTTCAATCATCCGGCTGCCCCAACCAGATTTAAAGGCGTAGAGTCCCGCGTAATGATCATCCGGGTCTGTCGAACCACTGACTCCACCGAAGTCATAGGAGAGCGCACCATGTTCTTTTGCATATTGCATCATCGTCCATTGCATCAAGTGGTTCGGCATGAACTCCCGGTACTCGTTCGATGAAGCGCCGTATAAGTAATACGAGCGACGACCAGCAAGCGTCAAAAG
This region of Exiguobacterium acetylicum DSM 20416 genomic DNA includes:
- a CDS encoding M15 family metallopeptidase, with product MKRGTIFGWIVFLLTMFAIGLFLAASMNRMPTILMDQPELGIDSCPRDVAGEDRLINASEPNLKRLHPAVEAGAKDLIRVAHSCYNIDIKITQGYRSIQQQNALYEQGRSKAGEVVTNARGGESMHNYGLAVDFVQLVNGQISYDLEYDGNRSGKSDWREVADIGKALGFEWGGDWKRFVDYPHFEMTFGYSLDELKAGERPSRSEKAKRTEEVEDLLNT